Part of the Lolium rigidum isolate FL_2022 chromosome 6, APGP_CSIRO_Lrig_0.1, whole genome shotgun sequence genome, TCTGGTCCCCAACAGCCAAGACCAGGTCTCCTGTCATCAGCGACACAATCTGCATCTGGTAGCCAGATGCCAGGTTCTCAAGTAAGAAGCCTTTTACTTGTAGACGTAGTATCGCTTTATCTGTAGGCAATTCAATATTCTACTTCAGTTGTATGCAAAATGAATGTTACAGTATGTAAATTAGATTTGTTCATATAAATGTTGATGCAGACATGAAAATAATTTTTACAGACCTTCAAAAATTGGATTAATCGTTTATAATCCACAGAAGTGTAGGCTTAATCTGGTTTAATGCCCCTTTATTAATTTCACATATTTTATGTTGTACCATCCAATTAGGAGGGAAGACAACACTTATTTGTTGCAGCTCATGTCAGGCTGTGTACTTGATTGAATTATTTTCCAACAGAAAACCCCCATGCATTCTTTAACAAGACCACTGTCCATGGGTTCTCCTTCGATGGCTTTACAGCAAACTCAGTCAAATGTATCATCACAATTTAGGCCCCAACAAAGGCCACAAGTTCCACAACCAAGACCCTACAATGTTGCACAGTCTGCACCTATGGCTTCGCATCAACAGAATGTACTTTCAGGACAGCAGCAGCACCTACCTCAGCAACAACTTTTGCAGCAGCAGCAGGTACCTCAGCAACAACTTTTGCAGCAACAGCAGGTACCTCAGCAACAGgttctgcagcagcagcagcagcaacaacaacaacaacaacagcagcagcaccaaAGTCAGCCACAAAGTTCCTCACAACAAAATCAGCAAAATACAACACTGAAAAACCAGCAGCAAGCTGCTCGGACTCCTGTCTCATTGACTCAGAAGCCTGATACTCCTGCTACGCTACAAGCTAATAATACGCAGCTTCTGGACATGGCTTCCGCCGATGCAGCTGCTGGTGAATCTAGTAACCGGCTACTCTCCAAGAGGAGTATACATGACTTACTTGCACAGGTATGCTGCACTTCCTGATCTGCAGTGTGAAAGATAGTGCAAGATTATGCAATTCCAGATTTCCATGGATCCTATATTTTCAGTTTTTTCATGCATCTCATTCTTAACTAATCTGATTAAGGCATGTGTTAGTATATTATACTGGTTTCGAAGTATTTCCTTTTGCACATCTATCTAAAATGCATATTTTCTCTTTTCTGCCTAGATTTGTAGTCAACCAACATAATTTGTTACATCTATGTATGGTTGCATCATGAaaaacatgatgaagaatactttgAAATGTCAGCTATCCTTTGTATACGATACATAAGTAGTATTTATTAGTaagaagaaaagggaaaaaaatagACTTACTCACTCCGTTCccaaatataagacgttttggcagtTCAATTTGAACTGCCGAAACGTCATATATTAAGGAACTGATGTAGTATTTGGATCTTATGTAACATGCGGCGATTATAGTAAGTACATGGGTGGAAACAATTGTTGCTATATCTTGACAATACTTTTGTGTAGTCCGCACAGTGGAAGGCCGAAGCAAGGACCCACATGTCACTGACATGGGGCGTGGCATTTTATTGAATCCCCCTTCTCAAAATTGTGACATTATGTAGGATAGTTGTTACTCTTGTAAATACTTGCACAAGATATTCCTGTTGAATTTAACTTTGCTCGGTATGAGCTCTATAGGATCATAAACATCACCATTGCTGATGGGTTTATCGATTTAATTGACTCTCTTACTAGTTTTATAATTCTCTATTTTGCATACAAGACGTGCCAAGTAATAATCTTATAATCTTATAATTTATGCACACAGATCGACCCTTCAGAAAGGCTGGATCCTGAAGTTGAAGATGTTCTTATTGACATTGCAGAAGATTTTATTGAATCTGTATGTTTCTCTGTCCCTCCCTGTTTTTTTCGTTTGGTATTTTTTCCCAAGGATGCTTATTTCTGGGAATAAGTTTTCCTTCAAGAAAATACACATGGTTTCCCTAGCTTTTCTGTTAAGGCCCTTTTTCCTGTCATAGACCATACTTTAACTCAATTGCTGTTTTACTTTAGTAATTTTTATTATCTGCAAATAACCGGTAACAATTGTTTTTACTGGAACTTGTGGGTTTTCCCAAACCCTGTTCATAGAATATGCATTGTTTTGAAGTAGAAAACAAGTTGCCAACCTTAATCATTagtgtactccctctgtcccaaattagttgtctcagctttgtctagatacacatgCATCAAAGTTTGTCTCAACCTTTTctagatttgcatgtatctacacactaaagcgTATCGAGACAAAGTTGAGACGActaatttgggacggagggagtatatgatatGTGGCGTTCCATAAATATTCACCTTTTCTTATTAGCTAATTTGTTTCTCGATAACTATTTTTGAGCAGGTTGGAACATTTGCCTGTTCTTTAGCAAAGCATCGGAAGTCGAGCACTTTGGAAGCAAAAGATGTACTCCTTCATGCAGGTACCTGATTATTTTGGCAATTCAAGAATATTTTGTCTCATACTCTCCTGCAATAGCAGTTCAGTTACAGTTGTGTTATGGATTAATATCACCATGCAGAGAGAAGCTGGAATATCACCTTGCCAGGCTTCACTGGGGATGAAATAAAACTATACAAGAAGCCGGTGAGAACTTTGCATGCTTATTTCTTCCTTGTTTGCTTCATTCCA contains:
- the LOC124666343 gene encoding LOW QUALITY PROTEIN: transcription initiation factor TFIID subunit 12-like (The sequence of the model RefSeq protein was modified relative to this genomic sequence to represent the inferred CDS: deleted 1 base in 1 codon), encoding MRPPYTHLASPITMTASSSPATAGASSVASAMPRGGVALGLPAHTRGAQTPMGYTGFVPPPPLAHQFNPMHRGPDQAPPPAPQLRQPAPGIQNIGMIGSLSTSQMRPVAVSGPQQPRPGLPSSAAPSGSQMPGSQPRPGAISGPQQPRPGAFSGPQQPRPGAISGQQQPRPGAISGPQQPRPGAISGPQQPRPGLLSSATQSASGSQMPGSQKTPMHSLTRPLSMGSPSMALQQTQSNVSSQFRPQQRPQVPQPRPYNVAQSAPMASHQQNVLSGQQQHLPQQQLLQQQQVPQQQLLQQQQVPQQQVLQQQQQQQQQQQQQQHQSQPQSSSQQNQQNTTLKNQQQAARTPVSLTQKPDTPATLQANNTQLLDMASADAAAGESSNRLLSKRSIHDLLAQIDPSERLDPEVEDVLIDIAEDFIESVGTFACSLAKHRKSSTLEAKDVLLHAERSWNITLPGFTGDEIKLYKKPHVNDIHRERLTLIKKSMASEGNKKSSAGEAAASQKNQAPKPPATGSP